The Planococcus liqunii genome includes a region encoding these proteins:
- the galE gene encoding UDP-glucose 4-epimerase GalE produces the protein MTVLVLGGAGYIGSHAVYQLIDQGTRVVVVDNLETGHREAVHPEAVFYEGDIRDAAFLNFVFEKEAIDEVVHFAANSLVGESMENPLKYFDNNVYGTQVLLQAMTKHGVGKIVFSSTAATYGEPEAVPITEKMPTVPTSTYGETKLTMEKLMKWTGLAHRLKFVSLRYFNVAGAREGAEIGEDHHPESHLVPLILQTALGQRSEITVFGDDYDTEDGTCIRDYVHVEDLIRAHLLALDYLRQGGDSDVFNLGSSQGFSVNEMISAARSVTGKEIPVKTGARRAGDPSILIASSDKARTVLGWNPVHTSVEKIIEDAWNWHSKNPSGYEKEVLK, from the coding sequence ATGACGGTTTTAGTATTAGGCGGAGCTGGATATATCGGATCGCACGCGGTCTACCAATTGATCGACCAAGGAACGCGGGTTGTCGTTGTCGACAATTTGGAAACAGGCCACCGGGAAGCGGTCCACCCGGAAGCGGTATTTTACGAAGGCGATATCCGGGACGCTGCGTTTCTCAATTTTGTTTTTGAAAAAGAAGCGATTGACGAAGTTGTCCATTTCGCTGCCAATTCCCTGGTCGGCGAATCGATGGAGAATCCTTTGAAGTATTTCGACAACAACGTCTACGGAACACAGGTATTGTTGCAGGCGATGACCAAGCACGGCGTCGGGAAAATCGTCTTTTCTTCCACCGCTGCCACTTACGGCGAACCGGAAGCAGTGCCGATCACCGAAAAGATGCCGACCGTTCCGACGAGCACTTACGGCGAAACCAAGCTCACCATGGAAAAGCTCATGAAGTGGACCGGCCTTGCGCATAGGTTGAAATTCGTGTCGCTGCGCTATTTCAACGTTGCCGGTGCAAGAGAAGGCGCCGAAATCGGCGAAGACCACCATCCGGAATCCCATCTTGTGCCATTGATTTTGCAGACAGCACTTGGGCAGCGAAGCGAAATCACTGTGTTCGGCGATGACTACGATACTGAGGACGGCACGTGCATCCGCGATTACGTCCACGTCGAAGACTTGATCCGTGCGCATTTACTGGCACTCGACTATTTGAGACAAGGCGGCGACAGCGATGTCTTTAACCTAGGGAGCAGCCAAGGCTTTTCCGTCAACGAAATGATTTCCGCTGCCCGTTCAGTGACCGGCAAGGAAATCCCGGTAAAAACGGGTGCACGCCGCGCAGGCGACCCGAGCATCCTGATTGCCAGTTCCGACAAAGCGAGAACCGTGCTAGGCTGGAATCCCGTCCATACGTCCGTTGAAAAAATCATCGAAGATGCCTGGAACTGGCATTCTAAAAACCCATCCGGCTACGAAAAGGAAGTGTTGAAATGA
- a CDS encoding alpha-galactosidase yields the protein MPILYNGSTREFHLQTEKTSYIFSVMENGQLGQLYYGKKLRHRESFERLFHVEATPNTACTTEGDLVFSLDLVKQEYPAYGTTDFREPAYQVLQEGGSRITDFVYQDHRIFGGKEKLEGLPATYSENDREATTLEITLYDKEIDVEVRLSYTVFEELDAIARSARFTNYGEADVNLTRALSVSIDLPDANFEMVQLSGAWARERHIKNRRLVPGLQSIASTRGTSSAQQNPFLALKRPETTEHQGEVYGASLVYSGNFLAQVEVDHYDTARLMMGINPFDFNWLLKNGESFQAPEAVLVYSDAGLNGMSQTYHQLYRTRLARGKWRDRERPVLINNWEATYFDFDEQKIFELAQSSKELGVELFVLDDGWFGKRDADTSSLGDWFEDKRKLPNGITQLAKAISGLGMEFGLWFEPEMVSKASDLYNAHPDWVIHVPNRRMSHGRNQLVLDFSRQEVVDYIYGLMAKVLRDAPISYVKWDMNRYMTEVGSLDLPADRQREVAHRYILGVYSLYERLTSKFPHVLFESCAGGGSRFDPGLLHYAPQGWTSDDTDAVERLKIQYGTSLVYPVSSMGAHVSAVPNHQVGRVTSLETRANVAYFGAFGYELDVTMMTDAEKEQVKEQIRFYKENRSLIQQGQFYRIESPFAEDGNRTSWLVVSDDQSEALLGYYQILSTPNPGLSRIFFKGLNPEFEYAIEGLDATFYGDELMGAGLQLNRYRLSEHPADFSSVVYKVKRV from the coding sequence GTGCCGATTTTATACAATGGCTCCACACGGGAGTTTCACCTGCAAACCGAAAAAACGAGCTATATTTTTAGCGTGATGGAAAACGGCCAGTTGGGCCAGCTTTACTACGGGAAGAAATTGCGCCACCGGGAGTCGTTCGAGCGCTTGTTCCATGTGGAAGCGACGCCGAATACTGCCTGCACGACAGAAGGAGATTTGGTCTTTTCGCTCGATCTCGTCAAACAAGAGTATCCGGCATACGGAACGACGGATTTCCGTGAGCCCGCTTACCAAGTGCTGCAAGAAGGGGGCAGCCGCATCACCGATTTTGTCTATCAGGACCACCGGATTTTCGGAGGCAAAGAGAAACTGGAAGGCTTGCCGGCCACGTATTCTGAAAACGACAGGGAAGCGACGACCTTGGAAATTACGTTATACGATAAGGAAATCGACGTGGAAGTCCGGCTGTCGTACACCGTTTTTGAAGAACTGGATGCCATTGCCCGCTCGGCCCGTTTTACCAATTACGGTGAGGCGGATGTCAACTTGACGCGGGCGCTGAGCGTCAGCATCGATTTGCCGGATGCCAACTTTGAGATGGTGCAGCTGTCAGGAGCATGGGCACGGGAGCGGCACATCAAAAACCGCCGGCTGGTGCCGGGGCTTCAAAGCATCGCGAGCACGCGCGGGACGAGCAGTGCCCAGCAAAATCCGTTCCTGGCATTAAAGCGGCCGGAAACGACGGAACACCAAGGCGAAGTCTACGGCGCGAGCCTGGTTTACAGCGGCAATTTCCTGGCGCAGGTTGAAGTGGACCATTACGACACGGCGCGTTTGATGATGGGCATCAACCCGTTCGATTTCAATTGGCTCCTGAAAAACGGGGAGTCGTTCCAGGCGCCGGAAGCGGTGCTGGTGTATTCGGACGCGGGCTTGAATGGCATGAGCCAGACTTACCACCAGCTGTACCGCACCCGATTGGCACGCGGGAAATGGCGCGACCGGGAACGTCCGGTGCTGATCAACAACTGGGAAGCGACGTATTTCGATTTTGATGAACAGAAAATATTTGAACTCGCGCAGTCATCGAAAGAGCTCGGAGTGGAATTGTTCGTCCTGGACGACGGCTGGTTCGGCAAGCGCGATGCCGACACGAGTTCGCTCGGCGACTGGTTCGAAGACAAGCGTAAATTGCCGAACGGCATCACGCAATTGGCAAAAGCCATTTCGGGCCTTGGGATGGAATTCGGCTTGTGGTTTGAGCCGGAAATGGTGTCAAAAGCGAGCGACTTGTACAACGCGCATCCGGATTGGGTGATCCACGTGCCGAACCGCCGAATGTCGCATGGCAGAAACCAGTTGGTGCTGGATTTCTCCCGCCAGGAAGTCGTCGACTACATCTATGGTTTGATGGCGAAAGTCCTGCGGGATGCACCGATTTCCTACGTGAAATGGGACATGAACCGCTACATGACGGAAGTCGGCTCGCTCGACCTTCCAGCAGACCGGCAGCGGGAAGTGGCGCACCGCTACATCCTGGGTGTGTATTCGCTGTACGAGCGGTTGACTTCGAAATTTCCGCATGTCTTGTTCGAATCCTGTGCAGGAGGCGGCAGCCGCTTTGATCCGGGCTTGCTGCATTATGCACCGCAAGGATGGACGAGCGACGATACCGATGCCGTAGAACGGTTGAAGATCCAATACGGCACGTCGCTTGTGTACCCCGTTTCGTCAATGGGCGCGCATGTCTCGGCCGTGCCGAACCACCAGGTAGGACGAGTGACAAGTTTGGAAACACGCGCAAACGTCGCGTATTTTGGCGCTTTCGGCTACGAACTGGATGTAACGATGATGACAGATGCGGAAAAAGAACAAGTGAAAGAACAGATCCGGTTCTACAAAGAAAACCGGTCGCTGATCCAGCAAGGGCAGTTTTACCGGATTGAAAGCCCGTTTGCAGAAGACGGCAACCGCACGAGCTGGCTGGTGGTGTCGGATGACCAAAGCGAAGCGCTGCTCGGCTATTACCAGATCCTGTCGACCCCGAACCCAGGGCTTTCCCGCATTTTCTTTAAAGGGCTAAACCCTGAGTTCGAGTACGCGATCGAAGGACTTGATGCCACATTTTACGGGGACGAATTGATGGGGGCCGGCTTGCAGCTGAACCGCTACCGCCTGAGTGAACATCCGGCTGATTTTTCTTCAGTCGTCTACAAAGTTAAGCGAGTATAA
- a CDS encoding glycoside hydrolase family 35 protein — MLTVKNESFYFDEKPFQILSGGIHYFRTVPEQWEDRLQKLKALGLNTVETYIPWNFHEPKKGEFQFSGMADIEQFIELAQRVGLYVILRPAPYICAEWEMGGLPSWLLKDKGLVMRSSDPSFLKHVEDYFAVLLPKFKRHLCQNGGPVIAMQIENEYGAYGNDLAYLDFYKDQYQKHGLDTFLFTSDGPDFITQGSLPDVTTTLNFGSRVDESFNALEAFKPGSPKMVAEFWIGWFDYWSGEHTVRSGDDVAAVFKEIMDKNISVNFYMFHGGTNFGFMNGANHYDIYYPTITSYDYDSLLTEGGAITEKYKAVKRVLSAYTEVPADFEETATATEYGTVNVGESVSLFDVLESISEKVEHMVPLPMEDIDQAYGYTLYRTTVNRQGELKMNSGHIRDRGFIYINGRYAATTYINDEDKALVLDFPERVNTLEILVENLGRANYGEHLTDQKGLLKNLWLGEQYFFHWEMFKIEMDRLPLDYQTGNEERFPKFFRGTFDAVEGLDAYVDTQGFTKGNVFINGFNLGRYWNTAGPQQRLYVPGPLLKEENNEVVVLELENTTTDQIQLLDQPKLG; from the coding sequence GTGCTGACTGTTAAAAACGAATCGTTTTATTTCGATGAAAAGCCTTTCCAGATCTTATCGGGGGGCATCCATTACTTCCGGACAGTGCCAGAGCAGTGGGAAGACCGCTTGCAGAAACTGAAGGCGCTCGGGCTGAATACCGTTGAAACGTATATTCCGTGGAACTTTCACGAACCGAAAAAAGGCGAATTCCAGTTTTCCGGAATGGCGGACATCGAACAGTTTATCGAGCTTGCCCAACGAGTGGGGCTTTATGTCATCCTGCGCCCGGCACCGTATATTTGCGCGGAGTGGGAAATGGGGGGCTTGCCGTCCTGGCTCCTAAAAGACAAGGGGCTCGTCATGCGAAGCAGCGACCCGTCTTTCCTGAAGCATGTGGAAGATTATTTCGCCGTTCTGTTGCCGAAATTCAAGCGGCACTTGTGCCAAAACGGCGGGCCAGTCATTGCCATGCAGATCGAAAACGAATACGGCGCCTACGGCAATGATTTGGCATACTTGGATTTCTACAAAGACCAGTATCAAAAGCACGGGCTTGATACCTTTCTGTTCACGTCAGACGGCCCGGATTTCATCACGCAAGGTTCGTTGCCGGATGTTACGACCACACTAAACTTCGGTTCCCGGGTGGATGAATCGTTCAACGCGCTCGAAGCCTTCAAGCCGGGTTCGCCGAAGATGGTGGCCGAGTTCTGGATCGGCTGGTTTGATTATTGGTCAGGAGAGCATACGGTGCGAAGCGGCGACGATGTCGCGGCCGTCTTCAAGGAAATCATGGACAAGAACATTTCGGTCAATTTCTATATGTTCCACGGCGGCACGAACTTCGGCTTCATGAACGGCGCCAACCATTACGACATCTACTACCCGACCATCACGAGCTACGATTACGACAGCTTGCTGACCGAAGGCGGCGCGATTACCGAAAAATACAAAGCCGTCAAAAGGGTGCTGAGCGCATACACCGAAGTGCCGGCGGATTTTGAAGAGACAGCGACGGCAACAGAATACGGAACCGTGAACGTAGGGGAAAGCGTCAGTTTGTTCGACGTCCTGGAAAGCATCAGTGAAAAAGTCGAGCACATGGTGCCGCTCCCGATGGAAGACATCGATCAGGCTTACGGCTATACGCTGTACCGCACGACGGTCAACCGCCAAGGCGAGCTGAAAATGAATTCAGGCCATATCCGCGACCGCGGCTTCATCTACATCAACGGCCGCTACGCCGCAACGACGTACATCAACGACGAAGACAAAGCGCTCGTCCTGGATTTCCCGGAACGAGTCAACACGCTGGAGATCCTGGTGGAGAACCTGGGGCGCGCCAATTACGGCGAGCATTTGACCGACCAAAAAGGCCTGCTCAAAAACCTGTGGCTCGGCGAACAGTATTTCTTCCACTGGGAAATGTTTAAGATTGAAATGGACCGCTTGCCGCTTGATTACCAGACCGGCAATGAAGAGCGGTTCCCGAAATTTTTCCGCGGCACGTTCGATGCAGTGGAAGGGCTCGATGCGTATGTTGACACACAAGGTTTCACGAAAGGCAATGTCTTCATCAACGGCTTTAACCTCGGCCGCTACTGGAACACAGCCGGGCCGCAGCAGCGCCTGTATGTGCCGGGTCCTTTATTGAAAGAAGAAAACAACGAAGTGGTCGTGCTGGAACTTGAAAACACCACGACCGACCAAATCCAATTGCTGGACCAGCCAAAGCTCGGATGA
- a CDS encoding carbohydrate ABC transporter permease, translating to MKNIKRAFIYVFLSLAAIVSIFPFLWMLVSITNKSSDVTKGRLLPGTHLIENMTTLFESVDIVPALVNSTIIAVITTVVTLLLASLAGYGFEIHRSRGKDIVFNILLLSMMIPFAAIMVPLYRMFGSISDTAPLFGIDSLGAVILPTATTAFFIFFFRQNTKMFPKDLVEAGRIDGLSEIGVFFRIYMPTMKTTYAAAAIITFMNSWNNYLWPLVILQSPEKRTIPLLISNLGSSYSPDYGVIMSAIVIATLPTALVFFLMQKHFVAGMMGSVKG from the coding sequence ATGAAGAACATCAAAAGAGCCTTTATCTACGTGTTTCTAAGCCTTGCAGCCATTGTATCCATTTTCCCGTTTTTATGGATGCTCGTTAGCATCACCAATAAATCATCGGATGTGACAAAAGGGCGTTTGCTTCCAGGCACTCATTTGATCGAAAACATGACGACGCTGTTTGAATCGGTGGACATCGTTCCGGCGTTGGTCAACTCGACAATTATCGCGGTCATCACGACCGTAGTGACGCTCTTGCTGGCATCGCTTGCCGGCTACGGTTTTGAAATCCACCGCAGCAGAGGGAAAGACATCGTCTTTAACATCCTGCTGTTGTCGATGATGATTCCGTTTGCAGCGATCATGGTGCCTTTGTACCGCATGTTCGGCAGCATCAGCGACACGGCGCCGCTTTTCGGCATCGACTCGCTCGGCGCGGTCATTTTGCCGACAGCGACTACGGCATTCTTCATCTTCTTCTTCCGCCAGAACACGAAAATGTTTCCGAAAGATTTGGTGGAAGCGGGAAGAATTGATGGCTTGAGCGAAATCGGCGTCTTCTTCCGGATCTACATGCCGACGATGAAAACGACCTATGCCGCAGCAGCGATCATCACGTTTATGAACAGCTGGAACAACTACTTATGGCCATTGGTCATCTTACAATCACCGGAAAAACGGACCATTCCATTGCTGATTTCCAATTTGGGTTCGAGCTACTCGCCTGACTACGGCGTCATCATGTCGGCGATTGTCATCGCGACATTGCCGACAGCGCTTGTGTTCTTCCTGATGCAGAAACACTTTGTAGCCGGCATGATGGGATCGGTTAAGGGTTAA
- a CDS encoding ABC transporter ATP-binding protein translates to MAGLNLVNIRKEYEKGVVSVQDFNLEIRDKEFLVLVGPSGCGKSTTLRMIAGLEDITQGDLYIGDRRVNDVSPKDRDIAMVFQNYALYPHMSVYDNMAFSLKLRKMKKDDIKSRVANASSILGLDDYLDRKPKALSGGQRQRVALGRAIVRDAEVFLMDEPLSNLDAKLRVQMRAEIQKLHRRLQTTTVYVTHDQTEAMTMATRLVVMKDGFIQQVGSPKEVYDLPDNMFVGGFIGSPSMNFLRGKIVGDSFVMEGIKVLVPEGKLKTLRDQGYADKEIILGIRPEDIHDEPLFLQHSPHTKIVAFVEVSELMGSEIVLYSKVNDQDFIARVDARFNVQAGQTIDMAFDMNKAHFFDIDTELRIK, encoded by the coding sequence ATGGCAGGCTTGAATTTAGTGAACATCAGAAAAGAATACGAAAAAGGGGTTGTATCCGTACAGGACTTCAACCTGGAAATTCGCGACAAAGAGTTCCTCGTTCTCGTCGGCCCTTCAGGCTGCGGAAAGTCAACGACGCTTCGGATGATTGCCGGCCTTGAAGACATCACACAAGGCGACTTGTACATCGGCGACAGACGTGTCAACGATGTCTCGCCGAAAGACCGCGACATTGCGATGGTCTTCCAAAACTATGCCCTTTACCCGCATATGAGCGTTTATGACAATATGGCGTTCAGCTTGAAGCTGCGTAAAATGAAAAAAGACGATATCAAATCACGGGTGGCGAATGCCTCGAGCATTCTCGGCCTTGATGATTATTTGGACCGCAAGCCGAAAGCCTTATCGGGTGGACAGCGCCAGCGTGTTGCTTTAGGACGCGCCATCGTCCGCGACGCGGAAGTATTCCTAATGGATGAGCCGCTCTCCAACTTGGATGCCAAACTGCGTGTGCAGATGCGCGCCGAGATCCAGAAGCTGCATCGCCGCCTGCAGACGACGACCGTTTACGTAACCCACGATCAGACCGAAGCGATGACAATGGCGACACGCCTTGTCGTCATGAAAGACGGCTTTATCCAGCAGGTCGGATCACCGAAAGAAGTATACGACTTGCCGGACAATATGTTCGTCGGCGGCTTTATCGGTTCGCCGTCCATGAACTTCCTACGCGGAAAAATCGTCGGCGATTCGTTCGTGATGGAAGGCATCAAAGTGCTTGTGCCTGAAGGAAAACTGAAGACTTTGCGCGACCAAGGGTACGCTGACAAAGAAATCATCCTCGGCATCCGTCCGGAAGATATCCACGATGAGCCGTTGTTCCTGCAGCATTCGCCGCACACGAAAATCGTCGCGTTTGTCGAAGTGTCGGAATTGATGGGATCTGAAATTGTCCTGTATTCAAAAGTGAACGACCAGGACTTCATCGCCCGCGTGGACGCCCGCTTCAATGTGCAAGCCGGCCAAACGATCGACATGGCATTCGATATGAACAAAGCCCATTTCTTCGATATTGATACGGAGTTGCGGATTAAATAA
- the galT gene encoding UDP-glucose--hexose-1-phosphate uridylyltransferase, with amino-acid sequence MIYQTLAGLVQKALETGLIEAADSDYTRNQAMYLLGLQSFPKGALEPADDTIPNLLETLVGYAVEKGVIEDIFDDKEMLSANIMNCLVARPSAINAAFDEKYAESPEAATDYFYELSQNSNYIQMNRIRKNISYKAESKYGEMDITINLSKPEKDPEQIKREREMKQTLSYPKCLLCKENVGYAGRIGYPARANHRVVEVPLAGENWYFQYSPYVYYNEHSILLSKEHRDMKIDRSGFKRLLAFTERFPHYFVGSNADLPIVGGSILSHDHYQAGRYEFAMTKAEDAFIFPLAAYPDIAASVVKWPMSVIRLKGSEIGSLVDAADEILQKWKTYSDEEADVLAFTGDTPHNTITPIARKRSGLFEIDLVLRNNRTTAEHPSGIFHPHADVHHIKKENIGLIEVMGLAVLPPRLKEELAEIEEFLLGNADTVSPPHQEWAEQLKEQYGTLSQREEAEATLQKELGKKFVRILEDAGVLKEKEAFDRFIQTLNQPAASGSINGIR; translated from the coding sequence ATGATCTATCAAACACTTGCCGGGCTTGTCCAAAAAGCCCTCGAGACGGGACTCATTGAAGCCGCAGACAGCGATTATACCCGCAACCAGGCGATGTACCTGCTTGGATTGCAATCATTCCCCAAAGGAGCGCTCGAACCGGCGGACGACACCATCCCGAACCTGCTCGAAACTTTGGTTGGCTATGCCGTAGAAAAAGGCGTCATCGAAGACATCTTTGACGACAAGGAAATGCTGTCAGCCAATATCATGAACTGTTTAGTTGCACGGCCTTCTGCTATCAATGCAGCATTTGATGAGAAATACGCGGAGTCGCCGGAAGCGGCAACGGATTATTTTTACGAACTGAGCCAAAACAGCAACTACATCCAGATGAACCGGATCCGCAAAAACATTTCCTATAAAGCGGAATCTAAATACGGCGAAATGGACATCACAATCAATTTGTCTAAGCCTGAGAAAGATCCGGAACAGATCAAGCGCGAACGCGAGATGAAGCAGACGCTCTCTTATCCGAAATGCCTCTTGTGCAAAGAAAACGTTGGCTACGCGGGGCGCATCGGCTACCCGGCACGCGCCAACCACCGCGTCGTTGAGGTGCCGCTTGCCGGTGAAAACTGGTATTTCCAGTACTCGCCTTACGTCTATTACAACGAACACAGCATCCTGCTTTCAAAAGAACACCGCGACATGAAAATCGACCGCAGTGGCTTTAAACGCCTGCTTGCTTTTACCGAACGCTTCCCCCATTACTTTGTCGGCTCGAATGCGGATTTGCCGATTGTCGGGGGCTCTATCTTAAGCCACGACCATTACCAGGCCGGGCGCTATGAATTTGCCATGACCAAAGCGGAAGACGCGTTCATCTTTCCGCTGGCCGCCTATCCGGACATCGCGGCATCCGTCGTGAAATGGCCGATGTCGGTGATCCGCTTGAAAGGCAGCGAAATCGGAAGCCTCGTCGATGCAGCGGATGAGATTTTGCAGAAGTGGAAAACGTATTCGGATGAAGAAGCCGATGTATTGGCATTCACTGGCGACACACCGCACAACACTATTACGCCGATTGCGCGAAAACGCAGCGGACTGTTTGAAATCGATTTGGTGCTCCGAAACAACCGCACAACAGCGGAACATCCGTCAGGGATCTTCCATCCGCACGCAGATGTCCATCACATCAAGAAAGAAAATATCGGTTTGATTGAAGTGATGGGGCTTGCCGTTTTGCCGCCCCGCTTAAAAGAGGAACTGGCGGAAATCGAGGAATTCCTGCTCGGAAATGCAGACACTGTCTCTCCTCCCCACCAGGAATGGGCAGAACAATTAAAAGAGCAGTATGGCACGCTTTCTCAGCGCGAAGAAGCGGAAGCAACCCTGCAAAAAGAATTGGGCAAAAAGTTCGTCCGCATCCTTGAAGACGCCGGAGTGTTAAAAGAAAAAGAAGCGTTCGACCGGTTTATCCAGACCTTGAATCAGCCCGCAGCAAGCGGTTCAATCAACGGAATCCGCTGA
- a CDS encoding beta-galactosidase produces MINEKLPKIWHGGDYNPEQWDSQEIWDEDVRMFKLAGIDVATLNVFSWALNQPDEETYNFDWLDEKINRLYENGIYTCLATSTAAHPAWMAKKYPDVLRVDFYGRKRKFGSRHNSCPNSPTYREYSEKIAEKLAERYKDHPAVLIWHVANEYGGYCYCDNCQTAFQNWLSDKYGTLEKLNKAWNTGFWGHTFYEWDEIVPPNMLSEERENNESDFQGISLDYRRFQSDSLLDCYKLEYNAIRKHTPNTPITTNLMGTYPMLDYFKWAKEMDVVSWDNYPAIDTPFSYTAMTHDLMRGLKSGQPFMLMEQTPSQQNWQPYNSLKRPGVMRLWSYQAIGRGADTILYFQLRRSVGACEKYHGAVIEHVGHEHTRVFNEVAQIGQEFNQLGDTLLDARVNAKVAIVFDWENRWAVELSSGPSVSLDYVNEVHKYYDALYKLNVQVDMIGVEEDLSQYDVVIAPVLYMVKEGYASKVESFVENGGTFLTTFFSGIVNETDIVTLGGYPGELRNVLGIWAEEIDALHPDETNQIVLNDARGQMNGSYSCNLLFDLIHTEGAEAVAEYGSDFYKGMPVLTVNQFGKGKAWYVASSPDADFLVDFLQTVCEEAGVEPLLAVPEGVETTERVKDGQTYLFVLNHNNEEAAIELGDGAYKELLSNEQVSGTVGLEPKGVLILAKA; encoded by the coding sequence ATGATTAACGAGAAATTGCCGAAAATTTGGCACGGCGGGGACTACAACCCGGAACAATGGGATTCGCAGGAAATTTGGGACGAAGACGTACGCATGTTCAAACTGGCAGGAATTGATGTAGCGACTTTGAACGTCTTTTCATGGGCGCTGAACCAGCCGGATGAAGAGACATATAACTTTGACTGGCTCGATGAGAAAATCAACCGCCTTTACGAAAACGGCATTTACACATGCCTCGCGACGAGCACGGCAGCACATCCGGCATGGATGGCGAAAAAATACCCGGATGTCCTCCGCGTTGATTTCTACGGCAGGAAACGGAAATTCGGCAGCCGCCACAATTCCTGCCCGAACAGCCCGACGTACCGCGAATACTCCGAGAAAATCGCAGAGAAACTGGCGGAGCGCTACAAAGACCATCCGGCCGTCCTGATCTGGCACGTGGCCAACGAGTACGGCGGCTACTGCTATTGCGACAACTGCCAAACCGCTTTCCAAAACTGGCTGAGCGACAAATACGGCACGCTGGAAAAGCTGAACAAAGCATGGAACACCGGATTCTGGGGCCACACGTTCTACGAGTGGGATGAAATTGTGCCGCCGAACATGCTGAGCGAAGAACGCGAAAACAACGAGTCCGATTTCCAAGGCATTTCGCTCGATTACCGCCGCTTCCAATCGGACAGCCTGTTGGACTGCTACAAACTGGAGTACAATGCCATCCGGAAACACACGCCGAACACGCCGATCACGACCAACTTGATGGGCACATATCCGATGCTTGATTACTTCAAATGGGCAAAAGAAATGGACGTTGTGTCTTGGGACAACTACCCGGCCATCGATACGCCGTTCAGCTACACGGCGATGACGCATGATTTGATGCGCGGACTGAAGAGCGGGCAGCCGTTCATGCTGATGGAACAGACGCCGAGCCAGCAAAACTGGCAGCCATACAATTCCTTGAAGCGTCCAGGCGTCATGCGCTTATGGAGCTACCAGGCAATCGGCCGCGGCGCGGACACCATCCTGTATTTCCAATTGCGACGTTCTGTCGGCGCCTGCGAGAAATACCACGGCGCGGTCATTGAACACGTTGGCCACGAACATACGCGGGTATTCAATGAAGTCGCTCAAATCGGGCAAGAGTTCAACCAATTAGGGGATACGCTGCTTGATGCACGCGTCAACGCCAAAGTTGCCATCGTCTTTGACTGGGAAAACCGCTGGGCAGTGGAGCTGTCAAGCGGACCGTCTGTGTCGCTCGACTATGTCAACGAAGTCCATAAATACTACGACGCACTTTATAAATTAAATGTCCAAGTCGACATGATCGGCGTCGAAGAAGACTTGAGCCAATACGATGTCGTCATTGCACCGGTTCTTTACATGGTGAAAGAAGGCTATGCATCGAAAGTGGAAAGCTTCGTCGAAAACGGCGGCACGTTCCTGACAACGTTCTTCAGCGGCATTGTCAATGAAACCGACATCGTGACGCTTGGCGGATACCCGGGCGAATTGCGCAACGTCCTTGGCATTTGGGCAGAGGAAATCGATGCGCTTCATCCGGACGAAACGAATCAAATCGTTTTGAACGATGCCCGCGGACAGATGAACGGCAGCTATTCCTGCAACCTCTTGTTTGACCTGATCCATACAGAAGGCGCTGAAGCCGTTGCTGAATACGGCTCCGACTTCTACAAAGGGATGCCGGTCCTGACCGTCAACCAGTTCGGAAAAGGGAAAGCGTGGTACGTGGCGTCAAGCCCAGATGCTGACTTCCTGGTCGACTTCCTGCAGACCGTGTGCGAAGAAGCCGGCGTCGAACCGCTTCTAGCCGTACCGGAAGGCGTGGAAACAACCGAGCGTGTGAAAGACGGACAGACCTACCTGTTCGTGCTGAACCACAACAACGAAGAAGCAGCGATCGAGCTAGGGGATGGCGCGTACAAGGAATTGCTGTCCAATGAGCAAGTGAGCGGAACGGTTGGGTTGGAACCAAAAGGCGTCTTGATTTTAGCGAAGGCATAA